The Brassica napus cultivar Da-Ae chromosome C7, Da-Ae, whole genome shotgun sequence genome has a segment encoding these proteins:
- the LOC106408374 gene encoding outer envelope pore protein 16-2, chloroplastic-like, whose translation TDHRSDSDTCGGSRARVKGVLNGIADSFVKAAGVGALQAVSREAYFTVVDGAGSDSSENNGSNKLRFPNLRGESSKSLEALVKNTGKESLQWGLAAGLYSGITYGMKEARGGTHDWRNSVVAGALTGAAMAVTTSERTSHDQVVQSALTGAAISAAANLLSSVF comes from the exons ACAGATCATAGGTCAGACTCCGACACGTGTGGGGGAAGCAGAGCACGTGTCAAAGGAGTTCTCAACGGCATCGCCGACTCCTTCGTCAAAGCCGCAGGG GTTGGAGCTTTACAAGCTGTGTCCAGGGAAGCTTATTTCACGGTGGTTGATG GGGCAGGGTCCGACTCCAGCGAGAATAACGGAAGCAACAAACTTAGGTTCCCTAATCTTAGAG GGGAAAGCAGCAAATCTCTGGAAGCATTG GTGAAGAATACAGGAAAAGAATCTCTCCAATGGG GCCTAGCAGCTGGATTATATTCGGGTATAACTTATGGTATGAAGGAGGCTCGCGGAGGCACACATGATTGG AGGAACAGCGTGGTGGCTGGAGCATTGACAGGAGCGGCTATGGCTGTGACGACCTCGGAGAGGACAAGCCATGACCAAGTGGTTCAGTCTGCTCTTACAGGAGCAGCCATTTCCGCCGCTGCTAATCTCCTCTCCAGcgttttctaa
- the LOC106410241 gene encoding transcription factor bHLH147-like gives MESISTTRSSGYDQSRRKRKKKPPSLPSSSVQKWRSEKQQQIYSTNIIQSLRELRISAAASDPSAKPAPPRGGGRAVRDAAYRSLAVTARGRTLWSRAILSKAVKVKLKFRKQNRSRNSNPPTTMVSITGNNRLRKKRATVLRLKTKGLPAVQRRVKLLSRLIPGCRKQPLPVVLEETTDYIVAMEMQIRALNAIISAVGSSSAPRPPTPEIGRDGEETHMLG, from the coding sequence ATGGAGTCGATTTCCACGACGAGGAGCTCCGGTTATGATCAATCCCGACGTAAGCGTAAGAAAAAACCGCCTTCGCTACCATCGTCGTCGGTGCAGAAATGGAGATCGGAGAAGCAACAGCAGATCTACTCTACCAATATCATTCAGTCTCTCAGGGAACTCCGGATTAGCGCCGCCGCGTCGGATCCTTCTGCGAAGCCGGCTCCTCCTCGTGGCGGAGGTAGAGCAGTACGCGATGCAGCTTATCGGTCCCTGGCGGTTACGGCGAGAGGTAGGACGCTGTGGAGCCGAGCTATACTGTCTAAAGCTGTGAAAGTGAAACTCAAGTTCAGGAAACAGAACCGGTCGAGAAATTCGAATCCTCCGACTACGATGGTGTCGATAACCGGGAATAACCGGTTAAGGAAGAAGAGAGCAACGGTTTTGAGGCTGAAGACGAAGGGTTTGCCAGCTGTACAGAGGAGAGTGAAGTTGCTGAGCCGGTTAATTCCGGGTTGTCGGAAACAGCCGTTACCGGTGGTTTTAGAAGAAACAACTGATTATATTGTTGCGATGGAGATGCAGATTCGTGCTTTGAATGCTATTATCTCCGCCGTTGGCTCCAGCTCGGCGCCGCGGCCACCAACGCCGGAGATAGGTCGTGATGGTGAAGAGACACACATGCTCGGTTAG
- the LOC106408375 gene encoding uncharacterized protein LOC106408375, with product MELRSDSRSTSFSSLLLVAFLAVLSGLVSRTESAQQPFRREPGHAHWHHSAFLDVRESVRSDVRRMLHSRAEVPFQVPLEVNVVLVGMNGDGGYRYDVDPHKLEEFLKVSFSTHRPSCQETGEPLDIEHRLVYNVFPVGQPELIALEKTVKEAMVPAGTALEVDFGRLLPAYDVEATKVESAFNRLYSYIFDMDVGAGSAGTADKPIPSAIFVVNFDKVRMDPRNTEIDLDSLMFAKLPELSDADKEKQEADYIYRYRYNGGGASQVWLGSGRYVVIDLSAGPCTYGKIETEEGSVSPRTLPRIRNIVLPGNVSPAGHQSTHDIFSGQLASLVATTIEHVLAPDVRFETVDLATRVLVPIIVLQNHNRYNIMERGQNYSINIEEIESEVKKMIHEGQEVVIVGGAHPLHRHEKLAIAVSKAMRGHSLQETKKDGRFHVHTKTYLDGAILKEEMERSTDVLAAGLLDVSDPGLSNKYFLRQSWEDESEGSSDSIVKHKPLWSSYSSKLQKGKKKKAVKKKGDLYRTYGTRVIPVFILSLADVDPKLMMEDESLVWASNDVVIVLQHLNEKIPLSYVSETERQHAVPSQVQRHILAGIASALGGVSAPYEKTSHAHERPVTNWLWAAGCHPFGPFSNVSQMSQMLQDVALRNTIYARVDSALHKIRETSEAVQNFASEYLKTPLGEPVKDKKNKTRTELWVEKFYKKTTTLPEPFPHELVERLEKYLDTVEEQLVDLSSLLYDHKLYNAHLNSSEILQTTMFTQQYVEHVLETERENMRCCTIEYKYTVGVKSYQTLVYGGILIAGFLVYFLVIFFSSPPSR from the exons ATGGAGCTGAGATCGGATTCACGATCGACTTCGTTTTCTTCTCTCCTGCTCGTTGCGTTCCTCGCTGTTCTAAGCGGACTCGTTTCCCGTACCGAATCGGCTCAGCAACCTTTCCGCCGCGAGCCGGGTCACGCTCACTGGCATCACAGCGCCTTCCTCGACGTACGAGAGAGCGTCCGATCCGATGTCCGCCGCATGCTCCACTCCCGTGCCGAG GTACCGTTTCAGGTTCCTTTGGAAGTGAATGTAGTACTTGTAGGTATGAATGGGGATGGAGGATACAGATATGATGTGGATCCTCACAAACTGGAGGAGTTCTTGAAAGTTAGTTTCTCGACTCATAGGCCTTCATGCCAAGAGACGGGGGAGCCGCTTGATATTGAGCATCGACTCGTTTACAATGTGTTTCCC GTTGGGCAACCTGAATTAATAGCTCTGGAGAAGACAGTGAAAGAAGCCATGGTGCCTGCTGGGACTGCCTTAGAG gtTGACTTTGGAAGACTCTTACCAGCCTATGACGTAGAGGCAACAAAAGTTGAGTCTGCGTTTAACCGGCTTTACTCTTACATATTTGATATGGATGTGGGAGCTGGATCAGCAGGAACCGCCGATAAACCCATACCAAGTGCCATATTTGTAGTGAATTTTGATAAG GTAAGAATGGATCCTCGAAATACAGAGATTGATCTAGACAGCTTGATGTTTGCAAAGCTACCAGAGCTTAGTGATGCAGACAAGGAGAAACAAGAGGCAGATTATATTTATAGATACAGATACAATGGTGGAGGAGCATCCCAAGTTTGGCTTGGATCAGGCAG ATATGTTGTCATAGATTTGTCTGCCGGGCCTTGTACATATGGGAAGATTGAAACTGAAGAGGGAAGTGTTAGTCCCAGAACATTGCCAAGGATACGAAACATTGTGCTTCCTGGAAACGTTAGCCCTGCTGGTCATCAGTCTACACACGATATCTTTTCCGGTCAGCTAGCTTCGTTAGTAGCTACTACAATTGAGCACGTCTTAGCCCCTGATGTCAG GTTTGAGACGGTTGATCTAGCAACTAGAGTGCTGGTGCCTATCATTGTGCTCCAGAACCACAATCGATATAATATCATGGAAAGAGGACAAAACTACAGCATAAATATTGAAGAGATAGAATCTGAG GTAAAGAAAATGATTCATGAGGGGCAAGAAGTAGTGATCGTTGGAGGGGCTCATCCATTACATCGCCATGAGAAATTAGCTATTGCTGTCTCAAAAGCCATGCGTGGGCATTCTCTTCAGGAAACTAAGAAGGACGGAAGATTCCATGTGCATACCAAAACATACCTAGATGGTGCTATCCTCAAAGAA GAGATGGAAAGGTCTACTGATGTTCTAGCTGCTGGTTTACTCGATGTGTCTGACCCTGGGCTCTCTAATAAATACTTCCTCCGCCAG AGCTGGGAAGATGAATCTGAAGGTTCGAGTGATTCCATAGTAAAGCACAAGCCTCTCTGGTCATCTTATAGCTCGAAACTTCAGaagggaaagaaaaagaaggcCGTTAAGAAAAAAGGCGATCTCTACCGGACTTACGGAACAAGAGTTATTCCAGT GTTTATCCTCTCATTAGCTGATGTGGACCCAAAACTCATGATGGAAGATGAGAGCCTCGTGTGGGCGAGTAATGATGTAGTCATTGTGCTTCAGCATCTAAACGAGAAAATACCTTTGAG TTATGTTTCTGAAACAGAGAGACAGCACGCTGTTCCATCACAAGTACAGCGTCATATACTTGCAGGTATAGCATCTGCTTTAGGCGGTGTAAGTGCACCATATGAAAAGACCTCTCATGCGCATGAAAGGCCTGTCACCAACTGGCTTTGGGCAGCCGGTTGTCACCCATTTGGACCCTTCTCAAACGTCTCTCAGATGAGTCAGATGCTTCAAGATGTTGCACTG AGGAATACTATTTATGCTCGGGTTGATTCTGCTCTGCACAAAATACGTGAAACATCAGAG GCAGTACAAAACTTTGCATCTGAATACCTCAAGACTCCACTTGGAGAGCCAGTGAAagacaaaaagaacaaaacaagaACGGAGCTATGGGTGGAGAAATTCTACAAAAAGACAACCACATTGCCTGAGCCTTTCCCACACGAGCTAGTCGAAAGATTAGAGAAATATCTAGAC ACGGTTGAGGAGCAACTGGTGGATCTCTCATCTTTGCTATACGACCACAAACTATACAATGCTCATCTCAACAGCTCAGAGATTCTCCAGACCACCATGTTTACACAACA GTACGTAGAACATGTACTGGAAACAGAAAGGGAGAACATGAGATGCTGTACGATAGAGTACAAATACACGGTTGGAGTCAAGTCTTATCAAACGTTGGTGTACGGAGGAATACTTATTGCTGGTTTTCTTGTGTACTTCcttgtcatcttcttctcttctcctccttctcGTTGA
- the LOC106410239 gene encoding probable cysteine protease RD19C — translation MDRAVFFLLIASALLVSISGEVDKSVNNPIRQVVKEENDEQLLNLDHQFTLFKSKYEKTYKNQVEHDHRFRVFKANVRRARRHQHLDPSAVHGVTQFSDVTPKEFSRKYLGLKRWFRLPNDTQKAAILPTSELQTDFDWREKGAVTPVKNQGLCGSCWSFSATGALEGAHFLATKELVSLSEQQLIDCDHTCDPQEANSCDTGCRGGLMNNAFEYTLKTGGLMKEQDYPYTGRDRSVCKFNKTMIAAKVSNFSVVSADEDQIAANLVQHGPLAIAINALWMQTYIAGVSCPYVCSKNQDHGVLLVGFGSAGYAPLRLEEKPYWIIKNSWGSMWGEKGYYKICRGTPNICGVDTMVSTVAAVNTTPQ, via the exons ATGGATCGTGCGGTTTTCTTTCTCCTCATCGCATCCGCTTTATTAGTCTCCATCTCCGGCGAGGTTGACAAGAGTGTAAATAATCCGATCAGGCAAGTCGTCAAGGAGGAGAACGATGAACAACTCCTCAACTTAGACCACCAGTTCACTCTGTTCAAATCCAAGTACGAGAAGACTTACAAGAATCAGGTCGAGCACGACCATCGCTTCCGTGTCTTCAAAGCTAACGTACGGAGAGCTAGACGCCACCAGCATCTCGATCCCTCCGCCGTCCACGGCGTCACGCAATTCTCAGATGTTACACCGAAGGAGTTCAGCCGCAAGTATCTAGGGCTGAAACGGTGGTTCCGTCTTCCTAACGACACTCAGAAGGCGGCGATCCTTCCGACTAGCGAACTCCAGACGGATTTCGATTGGCGTGAAAAAGGAGCCGTCACTCCCGTTAAAAACCAG GGTTTGTGCGGATCATGCTGGTCGTTTAGCGCCACTGGAGCTCTTGAAGGAGCACATTTTCTAGCGACTAAAGAGCTCGTCAGCCTCAGCGAACAGCAGCTCATAGATTGCGACCATACG TGTGATCCACAAGAAGCCAATTCATGTGACACTGGTTGCAGAGGAGGACTAATGAACAACGCTTTTGAGTACACTCTCAAAACCGGTGGTCTTATGAAGGAACAAGACTATCCTTATACAGGACGCGACCGTTCTGTTTGCAAGTTCAACAAGACCATGATCGCTGCCAAAGTGTCTAACTTCAGCGTTGTCTCTGCGGATGAAGACCAAATCGCTGCAAATCTAGTCCAGCACGGTCCTCTTGCta TTGCTATCAATGCATTGTGGATGCAAACTTACATAGCAGGAGTGTCGTGCCCGTATGTATGTTCCAAGAACCAAGACCATGGAGTGCTCTTGGTTGGGTTTGGTTCAGCGGGTTATGCACCACTTCGTCTTGAGGAGAAGCCTTATTGGATCATTAAGAACTCATGGGGATCCATGTGGGGCGAGAAGGGTTACTACAAAATCTGCAGGGGAACTCCTAACATCTGTGGTGTGGACACAATGGTATCTACCGTTGCTGCTGTTAATACAACACCTCAGTAG
- the BNAC07G33550D gene encoding S-protein homolog 2: MDIPKRYLSLFLLTMFITTNADAKHSVPVPNGPSTTGSVFHPFGKITVEIINDLGDTLALKYHCKSKEDDFGKRSLQPGKSWSFKFHRQFFGRTLFYCSFVLPNGRYTFNIYEDHRESAGDNWCQKCVWKIRQTGPCRLNDVTKQFAICYSWNKSLY; this comes from the coding sequence ATGGATATTCCAAAACGGTACCTGTCACTCTTCTTATTGACTATGTTCATAACTACAAATGCTGACGCCAAACATAGCGTTCCAGTTCCAAACGGTCCATCAACAACAGGATCTGTATTTCATCCTTTCGGAAAAATAACTGTAGAGATCATCAACGATCTTGGTGACACACTAGCGTTGAAGTATCACTGTAAATCAAAAGAAGATGACTTTGGTAAACGGAGTTTGCAACCGGGTAAATCGTGGTCGTTCAAATTTCATCGTCAGTTCTTCGGAAGGACATTGTTTTACTGTAGTTTTGTATTGCCAAATGGAAGGTATACGTTCAACATATATGAAGACCACCGAGAGAGCGCCGGCGATAACTGGTGCCAAAAGTGTGTGTGGAAGATAAGACAAACCGGACCTTGTAGGCTTAACGATGTAACAAAGCAGTTTGCTATTTGTTATTCTTGGAACAAGTCCTTGTATTGA
- the LOC106410240 gene encoding probable enoyl-CoA hydratase 1, peroxisomal, with translation MDLIQVNKESGGIGTITINRPRSLNSLTRAMMVDLARAFKEMDADESIQVVIFTGAGKSFCSGVDLTAAESVFKGDVKDPETDPVIQMERLRKPIIGAINGFAITAGFELALACDILVASRGAKFMDTHARFGIFPSWGLSQKLSRIIGANKAREVSLTSMPLTADVAEKLGFVNHVVEEGEALKKARGIAEAIIKNEQGMVLRIKSVINDGLKLDLGHALTLEKERAHAYYSGMTKEQFKKMQEFIAGRGSKKPSSKL, from the exons ATGGATCTCATCCAAGTGAACAAGGAATCAGGCGGGATCGGAACCATCACGATCAACCGTCCGAGATCTCTCAACTCTCTCACGAGAGCGATGATGGTGGATCTCGCGCGTGCGTTCAAGGAGATGGACGCCGATGAATCGATCCAGGTCGTGATTTTCACCGGAGCCGGTAAATCTTTCTGCTCCGGCGTCGATTTGACCGCGGCGGAGTCGGTTTTCAAGGGAGACGTGAAGGATCCGGAGACGGACCCGGTAATTCAGATGGAGCGGTTGAGAAAACCGATCATCGGAGCAATTAACGGTTTCGCCATAACCGCCGGGTTCGAGCTCGCCTTGGCCTGCGATATTCTGGTCGCGTCCAGAGGAGCTAAGTTCATGGATACTCACGCTAG GTTTGGGATATTCCCTTCTTGGGGACTGTCTCAGAAGCTGTCGAGGATCATCGGAGCAAACAAAGCTCGTGAAGTTTCTTTAACGTCGATGCCGTTGACAGCTGACGTGGCTGAGAAGTTAGGGTTTGTAAACCACGTGGTTGAAGAAGGAGAAGCTTTGAAGAAAGCCAGAGGAATCGCAGAGGCTATCATCAAGAATGAACAAGGCATGGTTCTGCGTATTAAGTCCGTCATCAATGATGGACTCAAGCTTGATCTTGGTCATGCCCTTACACTCgaaaag GAGCGAGCTCACGCGTACTACAGTGGGATGACAAAGGAACAGTTCAAGAAGATgcaggagttcatagctggacGTGGTTCCAAGAAACCTTCTTCCAAGTTATAG
- the LOC106408377 gene encoding GDSL esterase/lipase At4g16230-like isoform X1 — protein sequence MPLLVYLSQVIALSILFIPEVCLAGKNIPASFVFGDSLVDAGNNNYLTTLSKANYDPNGIDFGSATGRFTNGRTIVDIVIQALGSDELTSPNLAPTTRGSLVLKGVNYASGGSGILNSTGKLFGDRINVDAQLDNFATTRQDIISWIGESAAAKLFRSAIFSVTTGSNDLINNYFTPVVSNLERKVVPPEDFVDTMISRFRLQLTRLYQLGARKIVVINVGPVGCIPFSRESDPTAGNECSVEPNEVAQMYNLQLKTVVDDLNSNLQGSRFVYADVFRIVYDIIQNYGSYGFESEKVPCCSLAGKVGGLIPCGPSSKVCVDRSKYVFWDPYHPTEAANIIIARRLLSGDTSDIFPINIRQLANLKLNT from the exons ATGCCGTTGCTTGTTTATCTTTCGCAAGTTATAGCATTGTCGATCTTGTTCATCCCTGAGGTGTGTCTCGCCGGTAAAAACATTCCGGCAAGTTTTGTGTTCGGAGATTCATTAGTGGATGCCGGAAACAACAACTATTTAACCACATTATCAAAGGCTAACTATGATCCTAATGGGATTGATTTTGGATCGGCTACAGGAAGATTCACCAACGGAAGAACCATCGTCGATATCGTAA TTCAGGCATTAGGTTCCGATGAACTAACTTCACCGAACTTAGCACCCACGACAAGAGGATCCCTCGTTCTCAAAGGCGTAAATTATGCTTCCGGCGGAAGTGGAATTCTTAACTCCACCGGAAAATTATTT GGCGACCGAATAAATGTGGATGCACAACTAGACAACTTTGCAACCACGAGACAAGACATCATTTCTTGGATCGGTGAATCCGCGGCAGCTAAATTATTCCGGTCAGCAATTTTCTCGGTTACAACCGGTTCTAACGATCTAATCAACAATTATTTCACTCCGGTCGTATCAAATCTTGAACGGAAAGTCGTGCCTCCAGAAGACTTTGTTGATACAATGATCTCAAGATTCAGATTACAGCTCACC AGATTGTACCAGTTGGGCGCAAGGAAAATCGTGGTGATTAATGTAGGTCCGGTTGGTTGTATACCTTTTTCGAGAGAGTCTGATCCAACGGCAGGAAATGAATGCTCGGTGGAACCTAATGAAGTGGCACAAATGTATAATCTCCAGCTTAAGACTGTCGTGGATGATTTAAACTCTAATCTACAAGGTTCAAGATTTGTCTACGCAGATGTTTTTCGCATTGTTTATGATATCATCCAAAACTATGGATCTTACG GTTTTGAGAGTGAGAAGGTTCCGTGTTGTTCGTTAGCTGGGAAGGTAGGTGGGCTGATTCCATGTGGACCATCTTCCAAAGTATGTGTGGATCGTTCCAAATACGTATTTTGGGATCCTTACCATCCTACAGAAGCTGCTAACATCATCATCGCCCGGCGTCTCCTCTCCGGCGATACCTCTGATATTTTCCCGATTAATATCCGGCAACTCGCTAACCTTAAGCTAAACACATAA
- the LOC106408377 gene encoding GDSL esterase/lipase At4g16230-like isoform X2 yields MISRFRLQLTRLYQLGARKIVVINVGPVGCIPFSRESDPTAGNECSVEPNEVAQMYNLQLKTVVDDLNSNLQGSRFVYADVFRIVYDIIQNYGSYGFESEKVPCCSLAGKVGGLIPCGPSSKVCVDRSKYVFWDPYHPTEAANIIIARRLLSGDTSDIFPINIRQLANLKLNT; encoded by the exons ATGATCTCAAGATTCAGATTACAGCTCACC AGATTGTACCAGTTGGGCGCAAGGAAAATCGTGGTGATTAATGTAGGTCCGGTTGGTTGTATACCTTTTTCGAGAGAGTCTGATCCAACGGCAGGAAATGAATGCTCGGTGGAACCTAATGAAGTGGCACAAATGTATAATCTCCAGCTTAAGACTGTCGTGGATGATTTAAACTCTAATCTACAAGGTTCAAGATTTGTCTACGCAGATGTTTTTCGCATTGTTTATGATATCATCCAAAACTATGGATCTTACG GTTTTGAGAGTGAGAAGGTTCCGTGTTGTTCGTTAGCTGGGAAGGTAGGTGGGCTGATTCCATGTGGACCATCTTCCAAAGTATGTGTGGATCGTTCCAAATACGTATTTTGGGATCCTTACCATCCTACAGAAGCTGCTAACATCATCATCGCCCGGCGTCTCCTCTCCGGCGATACCTCTGATATTTTCCCGATTAATATCCGGCAACTCGCTAACCTTAAGCTAAACACATAA